The following proteins are co-located in the Candidatus Competibacteraceae bacterium genome:
- a CDS encoding IS982 family transposase, which translates to MPLEDFIITVFCWVEEHLEALLGDHRLRQRGFAPKLADSEVITMEVVGEFLGLDTDVGIWKYFRRHWPSWFPRLGSRTTFAQQAANLWVVKQRLHRHLLIDLGAVTDPIHLVDGCPMPVCMLTRAPQCRCFPEAAGFGYCAAKKQYYYGLHGHLMITFDGVITAWTVTPAAGDEREALWDLTDGVHGLVIGDKGYLSACLQAELATTGIDLQTPLRANMADSRAPWIIQQLTRTRRLVETVIGQLTEQFHFEKIRARDVWHLTSRIARKILAHTLGIFMNRQIGRSDLQFESLIA; encoded by the coding sequence ATGCCGCTTGAAGACTTTATCATCACGGTGTTTTGCTGGGTAGAAGAACACCTGGAAGCCCTGCTGGGGGATCATCGCTTGCGCCAGCGTGGTTTTGCCCCGAAGTTGGCGGACAGCGAAGTGATCACCATGGAGGTGGTGGGTGAGTTTCTGGGTTTGGATACCGATGTGGGCATCTGGAAGTATTTCCGTCGTCATTGGCCGTCGTGGTTTCCAAGACTCGGATCGCGAACCACGTTTGCCCAGCAAGCGGCCAATCTCTGGGTCGTCAAACAGCGGCTGCATCGGCATCTGCTGATCGACTTGGGGGCGGTGACGGACCCTATTCACCTCGTCGATGGCTGCCCCATGCCGGTGTGTATGCTGACCCGTGCCCCGCAATGCCGATGTTTTCCCGAGGCGGCCGGCTTCGGCTATTGCGCGGCAAAAAAGCAGTATTATTATGGACTTCATGGTCACTTGATGATCACATTCGATGGCGTGATCACGGCGTGGACGGTGACCCCCGCCGCCGGTGATGAACGCGAAGCGCTTTGGGATTTGACGGACGGCGTTCACGGCTTGGTCATTGGCGACAAGGGATACCTGAGCGCCTGTCTTCAGGCGGAACTGGCAACCACGGGGATCGATTTGCAAACCCCCTTGCGGGCGAACATGGCCGATTCCCGTGCGCCTTGGATCATCCAACAACTGACGAGAACCCGCCGCCTCGTGGAAACCGTCATCGGTCAACTGACCGAGCAGTTTCATTTTGAGAAAATCCGGGCGCGGGATGTTTGGCACTTGACGAGTCGGATCGCCCGAAAAATCTTGGCGCACACCTTGGGTATTTTCATGAACCGGCAAATCGGTCGGTCAGACCTGCAGTTTGAGAGCCTGATCGCCTGA